A region of Clostridium acetobutylicum ATCC 824 DNA encodes the following proteins:
- a CDS encoding glycosyltransferase family 4 protein, translating to MEKKYIMFIIAMAISFLTTPIVRKFAKHIKAIDIPKDKRRVHKKPIPKIGGLAIYLAFVLVLVLKKGHLEKAEMGIIFGGGIIVLGGFIDDLKCLRPLYKVLFQLLGAFVLIGFGLRISMVTNPLSNSFSYIHINNFIGIAITIIWIIGVTNAFNLIDGLDGLSAGVGFISSVTIAIVAFLNGPTRSEAEILSVILAGSILGFLPYNFNPASIFMGDTGAQFLGFALAAISIQGAIKSASAVVLAVPILVLGLPIYDTIFAIIRRKINGKPITQADRGHLHHRLLDMGLSQKQAVLIMYFISAIMGLVAVIAMQLTNTKAYVIFAGAVICIVGLAWKFGLFKHK from the coding sequence ATGGAGAAAAAATACATAATGTTTATTATAGCAATGGCTATTTCATTTTTGACTACGCCAATTGTGAGGAAATTCGCAAAACATATAAAAGCCATAGATATACCTAAAGATAAAAGAAGAGTTCATAAAAAGCCTATACCTAAAATAGGCGGTCTTGCGATATATTTAGCCTTTGTACTAGTTTTGGTATTAAAAAAAGGACATTTAGAGAAGGCAGAAATGGGGATAATATTTGGAGGGGGAATAATAGTTCTTGGAGGATTTATTGATGACTTAAAATGTTTGAGACCTTTATATAAAGTGTTATTTCAACTATTGGGTGCATTTGTTTTAATAGGATTTGGACTTAGAATATCGATGGTAACAAATCCATTAAGTAATTCTTTTTCATACATACATATAAACAATTTTATAGGCATAGCAATAACTATTATATGGATAATAGGTGTAACAAATGCGTTTAATTTAATAGATGGTTTAGATGGATTGTCTGCTGGGGTTGGGTTTATTTCAAGTGTTACTATAGCAATAGTTGCATTTTTAAATGGACCTACTAGAAGTGAAGCAGAAATATTATCTGTAATATTGGCTGGATCTATATTAGGATTCTTACCATATAATTTTAATCCAGCATCAATTTTTATGGGTGATACAGGTGCTCAATTTCTTGGCTTTGCACTTGCAGCTATATCTATTCAGGGAGCTATTAAATCAGCATCTGCAGTTGTCTTAGCGGTTCCAATTCTTGTGCTTGGATTGCCAATTTATGATACTATTTTTGCAATAATACGAAGGAAAATAAATGGCAAGCCAATAACGCAGGCAGATAGGGGGCATTTACATCATAGGTTATTAGATATGGGCTTAAGTCAAAAGCAAGCAGTTTTAATAATGTATTTCATAAGTGCTATTATGGGACTTGTAGCAGTAATAGCAATGCAGCTTACTAATACTAAAGCATACGTTATTTTTGCTGGAGCGGTTATATGCATAGTTGGTTTAGCATGGAAGTTTGGATTATTTAAACATAAATAA
- the rpiB gene encoding ribose 5-phosphate isomerase B, whose protein sequence is MKIAIGSDHAGFSLKKEVIKHLESKNIEVKDFGTLTDESCDYPDYALKVAEEVAQKNFEFGILICGTGIGISISANKVPGIRAAVCTDTFCAHASREHNNANILAMGERVVGPGLAIDIVDTFLNSKFQGDRHQRRIDKITQIEKKYNGGMK, encoded by the coding sequence ATGAAGATAGCAATAGGTAGTGATCATGCAGGATTTTCATTGAAAAAGGAAGTTATAAAACATTTAGAGAGTAAAAATATTGAGGTTAAAGATTTTGGCACTCTAACTGATGAATCATGTGATTATCCAGATTATGCATTAAAAGTAGCAGAGGAAGTTGCTCAAAAAAACTTTGAGTTTGGAATACTCATTTGTGGAACAGGTATAGGAATAAGCATATCAGCAAATAAGGTGCCAGGAATAAGAGCAGCTGTATGTACAGATACATTCTGTGCTCATGCATCAAGAGAACATAACAATGCAAATATACTTGCAATGGGAGAAAGAGTTGTAGGACCTGGATTAGCAATTGATATAGTAGATACATTTTTAAATTCAAAATTTCAGGGAGATAGGCATCAAAGAAGAATAGACAAGATTACACAAATAGAAAAAAAATACAATGGAGGAATGAAATAA
- a CDS encoding ATP synthase subunit I: MNLNIKRMLKVVTLYDAIIAAIVSVILLFAANYKISLIVIIGIFSAIFNFYLSNLTADFVFVKKMGNTSLIFLSSIFRVILVFFIGIILYKIYKYYLIAYLGGYSAHFIALIIYGSLVNKR; encoded by the coding sequence TTGAATCTGAATATTAAAAGAATGTTAAAGGTTGTAACTCTTTATGATGCAATTATTGCTGCAATAGTTTCAGTAATACTTTTGTTTGCTGCTAATTATAAGATTTCGTTAATAGTGATTATAGGGATTTTTTCAGCAATATTTAATTTTTATTTAAGTAATTTAACAGCTGATTTCGTTTTTGTAAAAAAAATGGGAAATACGTCACTTATATTTCTTAGTTCAATTTTTAGAGTAATACTTGTTTTTTTTATAGGTATTATTCTTTATAAAATATATAAATATTATTTAATAGCCTACTTAGGAGGATATAGTGCTCATTTTATAGCCCTTATAATTTATGGGTCACTAGTAAATAAACGATGA
- a CDS encoding metal ABC transporter permease — MIELFRLSFMQNALLASVMIAILCPLIGIFLVLKRHSMVGDALSHASFAGVAIGIFIGVNPMITTFIFVTICAVLIELLRNSFKQYSDLILPIILTLSVGIAITLTTSGRASGNIESFLFGSILTVGKSDLVLILIISVVSIFLIAIFYNNFLYTTFDEQGARVSGINTKFLNYIFSIVVGFVISVSIRITGILVVSSLLAVPVAAAMQFKKGFKSTLILSILFSFIDVLVGLFSSYYLNCAPGGTVALTSVLTLIISIIIRRGSGME, encoded by the coding sequence ATGATTGAACTATTTCGTCTAAGTTTTATGCAAAACGCTTTACTTGCCTCGGTAATGATTGCAATTTTGTGTCCACTTATAGGTATTTTCTTAGTTTTAAAAAGACACTCAATGGTAGGTGATGCATTATCACATGCTTCTTTTGCCGGTGTAGCTATAGGTATCTTTATTGGCGTAAATCCTATGATAACAACCTTTATTTTTGTAACTATTTGTGCTGTCTTAATAGAATTACTTAGAAACTCCTTTAAGCAGTATTCGGACTTAATACTTCCAATTATATTAACTCTATCTGTTGGAATAGCTATAACCTTAACAACAAGTGGACGTGCAAGCGGAAACATTGAATCTTTTCTTTTTGGAAGTATTTTAACTGTTGGTAAAAGTGATCTCGTACTTATACTAATAATAAGTGTAGTATCTATATTTCTTATAGCTATATTTTATAACAACTTTTTATATACAACATTTGATGAGCAAGGTGCAAGGGTATCTGGCATAAACACAAAATTTTTAAATTACATATTTTCTATCGTTGTCGGTTTCGTTATATCCGTTTCAATACGTATAACAGGGATATTAGTTGTCTCTTCACTATTAGCTGTACCTGTAGCTGCTGCTATGCAGTTTAAAAAGGGATTTAAGTCAACGCTTATATTATCAATATTATTTAGCTTTATAGATGTACTCGTTGGATTATTTAGCTCTTATTACTTAAATTGTGCTCCAGGTGGAACAGTTGCCCTTACATCTGTATTAACTTTAATAATTTCTATTATTATCAGAAGAGGCAGTGGCATGGAATAA
- a CDS encoding dCMP deaminase family protein yields MERRDKNNYYLDIAETVLERGTCLRRDYGAIIVKNDEIISTGYTGSPRGRKNCSDLGVCIRKKLNIPRGTHYELCRSVHAEANAIISAARHEMLGSVLYLVGKNAETHEYVEKAFPCSMCKRLILNAGIEKILIRDTKDSYREIKVQQWIEDDDSLRGDVEY; encoded by the coding sequence ATGGAAAGAAGAGATAAAAATAATTATTATTTAGATATAGCAGAGACGGTACTTGAAAGAGGAACATGCCTTAGAAGAGACTACGGAGCTATAATTGTAAAGAATGATGAGATAATATCAACAGGTTATACGGGATCTCCACGTGGTAGAAAAAATTGCAGCGATCTTGGAGTGTGTATAAGAAAGAAACTCAATATACCAAGAGGAACTCATTATGAATTATGCAGATCAGTTCATGCAGAAGCAAATGCTATTATAAGTGCTGCAAGACATGAAATGCTAGGAAGTGTACTTTATCTTGTTGGAAAGAATGCTGAGACACATGAATATGTAGAAAAGGCATTTCCATGTTCTATGTGCAAAAGATTAATTTTAAATGCCGGAATAGAAAAAATTTTAATAAGGGATACAAAGGACAGTTATAGGGAAATAAAAGTTCAGCAGTGGATTGAAGATGATGATTCACTTAGAGGAGATGTAGAATATTAA
- the upp gene encoding uracil phosphoribosyltransferase has translation MSKVTQISHPLILHKLAFMRDKKTGSKDFREMVEEVAMLMAYEVTREMQLETVEIETPICITKCKMLAGKKVAIVPILRAGLGMVNGVLKLIPAAKVGHIGLYRDEKTLKPVEYFCKLPQDIEERDIIVTDPMLATGGSAIDAITLLKKRGAKYIRLMCLIGAPEGIAAVQEAHPDVDIYLASIDEKLDENGYIVPGLGDAGDRLFGTK, from the coding sequence ATGAGTAAAGTTACACAAATATCACATCCACTTATATTACACAAATTAGCATTTATGAGAGATAAAAAAACAGGATCTAAAGATTTTAGAGAGATGGTAGAAGAAGTAGCAATGCTAATGGCATATGAAGTAACAAGAGAAATGCAGCTTGAAACTGTTGAAATAGAAACTCCTATATGTATAACTAAATGTAAAATGTTAGCAGGAAAAAAGGTAGCTATAGTTCCTATACTTAGAGCAGGACTTGGAATGGTAAATGGAGTATTAAAATTAATACCTGCTGCTAAGGTTGGACATATAGGATTATATAGAGATGAAAAGACATTAAAACCTGTAGAATACTTCTGTAAACTTCCTCAAGATATAGAGGAAAGAGACATAATAGTAACTGATCCAATGCTTGCAACTGGTGGGTCAGCAATAGATGCAATAACACTTCTTAAGAAAAGAGGAGCAAAATACATAAGACTTATGTGTCTTATAGGAGCACCAGAAGGTATAGCAGCAGTACAAGAAGCACATCCAGATGTAGATATATACCTCGCATCAATAGATGAAAAGTTAGATGAAAATGGATATATAGTTCCTGGTCTTGGAGATGCTGGAGATAGATTATTCGGTACAAAATAA
- the atpA gene encoding F0F1 ATP synthase subunit alpha has protein sequence MNIKPEEITSIIKSQIEGYESKLETVDSGTIIEIGDGIARIYGLQNCMAGELLEFPNDVYGMALNLEQDNVGCVLLGSEEGIKEGDIVKSTGKVVEVPVGEEMLGRVVNALGQPIDGKGPIKAEDSKPVDIKATGVIDRQSVNQPLQTGIKAIDSMIPIGKGQRELIIGDRQTGKTAIAIDTILNQKGKDVICIYVAIGQKQSTVAHIVNTFEEMGAMDYSIVVAATASDSAPLQYLAPYSGVTIAENFMFKGKDVLIVYDDLSKHAVAYRTMSLLLRRPPGREAYPGDVFYLHSRLLERAAKLSQKLGGGSITALPIIETLAGDVAGYIPTNVISITDGQIFLESELFYAGQRPAVNSGISVSRVGGSAQIKAMKKLSGTLRLELAQYRELAAFAQFGSDLDKESKKRLEKGKRLTEMMKQPQYKPMPVEKQIMILYAVVNEYVMDIDVSKLSAFESGLFEYVDAHYRDLGKQILEKKELTDDISSQLTKAINEYKKIFLAEEQ, from the coding sequence ATGAACATAAAACCTGAAGAGATAACTTCAATAATAAAAAGTCAGATTGAGGGATATGAAAGTAAATTAGAAACAGTAGATTCAGGTACGATAATAGAAATAGGTGATGGTATCGCTAGAATATACGGCTTACAAAATTGTATGGCTGGCGAACTTCTTGAGTTTCCAAACGATGTGTATGGAATGGCTCTAAATCTTGAACAAGACAATGTTGGATGTGTTTTACTTGGTTCAGAAGAAGGAATCAAAGAAGGAGACATTGTTAAAAGTACAGGAAAAGTTGTTGAAGTGCCTGTTGGTGAAGAAATGCTTGGAAGAGTAGTAAATGCTCTTGGTCAACCAATAGATGGTAAAGGACCAATTAAAGCAGAAGATTCAAAACCAGTAGATATAAAAGCTACAGGAGTTATTGATAGACAATCAGTTAATCAACCACTTCAAACAGGTATAAAAGCCATAGACTCAATGATACCTATTGGAAAAGGACAAAGAGAACTTATTATAGGAGATAGACAGACAGGTAAAACTGCTATAGCTATCGATACTATATTGAATCAAAAAGGAAAAGATGTAATTTGTATATATGTTGCTATAGGTCAAAAACAATCTACAGTAGCACATATAGTTAATACATTTGAAGAAATGGGAGCTATGGATTACAGCATAGTTGTAGCAGCAACTGCTTCAGATTCAGCACCACTTCAATATTTAGCACCATATTCAGGTGTAACAATTGCAGAAAACTTTATGTTTAAAGGAAAAGATGTACTTATTGTATATGATGATCTTTCAAAGCACGCTGTTGCATACAGAACGATGTCATTACTTTTACGTAGACCACCAGGCAGAGAGGCATACCCTGGAGATGTATTCTACTTACATTCAAGACTTCTTGAAAGAGCTGCTAAACTTTCACAGAAACTTGGAGGAGGTTCTATAACAGCACTTCCTATAATAGAAACTCTTGCTGGTGATGTTGCGGGTTACATACCAACAAATGTTATTTCTATAACAGATGGTCAAATATTCCTTGAATCAGAATTATTCTATGCAGGACAAAGACCAGCTGTTAACTCAGGTATATCAGTATCCAGAGTTGGTGGTAGTGCTCAAATTAAAGCAATGAAAAAACTTTCAGGAACTTTAAGACTTGAGCTTGCACAATATAGGGAACTTGCTGCATTTGCTCAGTTTGGTTCTGACCTTGATAAAGAATCTAAAAAGAGACTTGAAAAAGGTAAAAGACTTACTGAAATGATGAAACAGCCTCAATATAAGCCAATGCCAGTTGAGAAACAAATAATGATTTTATATGCTGTTGTAAATGAGTATGTAATGGATATTGATGTTTCAAAACTTAGTGCATTTGAAAGTGGATTATTTGAGTATGTAGATGCTCATTATAGAGACTTAGGTAAGCAAATACTTGAGAAAAAAGAGCTAACTGATGATATAAGCAGTCAGCTTACCAAAGCTATTAACGAATATAAAAAGATATTTTTAGCAGAGGAACAGTAG
- a CDS encoding acetyl-CoA C-acetyltransferase: MKEVVIASAVRTAIGSYGKSLKDVPAVDLGATAIKEAVKKAGIKPEDVNEVILGNVLQAGLGQNPARQASFKAGLPVEIPAMTINKVCGSGLRTVSLAAQIIKAGDADVIIAGGMENMSRAPYLANNARWGYRMGNAKFVDEMITDGLWDAFNDYHMGITAENIAERWNISREEQDEFALASQKKAEEAIKSGQFKDEIVPVVIKGRKGETVVDTDEHPRFGSTIEGLAKLKPAFKKDGTVTAGNASGLNDCAAVLVIMSAEKAKELGVKPLAKIVSYGSAGVDPAIMGYGPFYATKAAIEKAGWTVDELDLIESNEAFAAQSLAVAKDLKFDMNKVNVNGGAIALGHPIGASGARILVTLVHAMQKRDAKKGLATLCIGGGQGTAILLEKC; encoded by the coding sequence ATGAAAGAAGTTGTAATAGCTAGTGCAGTAAGAACAGCGATTGGATCTTATGGAAAGTCTCTTAAGGATGTACCAGCAGTAGATTTAGGAGCTACAGCTATAAAGGAAGCAGTTAAAAAAGCAGGAATAAAACCAGAGGATGTTAATGAAGTCATTTTAGGAAATGTTCTTCAAGCAGGTTTAGGACAGAATCCAGCAAGACAGGCATCTTTTAAAGCAGGATTACCAGTTGAAATTCCAGCTATGACTATTAATAAGGTTTGTGGTTCAGGACTTAGAACAGTTAGCTTAGCAGCACAAATTATAAAAGCAGGAGATGCTGACGTAATAATAGCAGGTGGTATGGAAAATATGTCTAGAGCTCCTTACTTAGCGAATAACGCTAGATGGGGATATAGAATGGGAAACGCTAAATTTGTTGATGAAATGATCACTGACGGATTGTGGGATGCATTTAATGATTACCACATGGGAATAACAGCAGAAAACATAGCTGAGAGATGGAACATTTCAAGAGAAGAACAAGATGAGTTTGCTCTTGCATCACAAAAAAAAGCTGAAGAAGCTATAAAATCAGGTCAATTTAAAGATGAAATAGTTCCTGTAGTAATTAAAGGCAGAAAGGGAGAAACTGTAGTTGATACAGATGAGCACCCTAGATTTGGATCAACTATAGAAGGACTTGCAAAATTAAAACCTGCCTTCAAAAAAGATGGAACAGTTACAGCTGGTAATGCATCAGGATTAAATGACTGTGCAGCAGTACTTGTAATCATGAGTGCAGAAAAAGCTAAAGAGCTTGGAGTAAAACCACTTGCTAAGATAGTTTCTTATGGTTCAGCAGGAGTTGACCCAGCAATAATGGGATATGGACCTTTCTATGCAACAAAAGCAGCTATTGAAAAAGCAGGTTGGACAGTTGATGAATTAGATTTAATAGAATCAAATGAAGCTTTTGCAGCTCAAAGTTTAGCAGTAGCAAAAGATTTAAAATTTGATATGAATAAAGTAAATGTAAATGGAGGAGCTATTGCCCTTGGTCATCCAATTGGAGCATCAGGTGCAAGAATACTCGTTACTCTTGTACACGCAATGCAAAAAAGAGATGCAAAAAAAGGCTTAGCAACTTTATGTATAGGTGGCGGACAAGGAACAGCAATATTGCTAGAAAAGTGCTAG
- a CDS encoding F0F1 ATP synthase subunit delta, which produces MYEFLDRRYALALYEVGEKNQKLEEYINDFGEIVHLLKNDENINQVVNHPQISTSEKKKIFMEIFKGKIDEKLLNFLLLLLEKKRIHDAEGILTQLNKISLEKHNKVVAEVRTVIPLTDNEKTTLASKLSAKYNKIIIFKEIIDKTIIGGVYVRVGDDVIDGTIKFKLESMKKVMLKEE; this is translated from the coding sequence ATGTATGAATTCTTAGATAGAAGATACGCACTTGCTTTATATGAAGTAGGTGAAAAAAATCAAAAGTTAGAGGAGTATATTAATGACTTTGGTGAAATAGTTCATCTGCTTAAGAATGATGAAAATATAAATCAAGTTGTTAATCATCCACAGATAAGTACTTCTGAAAAAAAGAAAATATTTATGGAAATCTTTAAGGGAAAAATTGATGAGAAGCTACTTAATTTCTTATTGCTTCTTCTTGAAAAAAAGAGGATTCATGATGCTGAAGGAATTTTAACTCAATTAAATAAAATATCCTTAGAAAAGCATAATAAGGTTGTTGCAGAAGTTAGAACTGTAATACCACTTACAGACAATGAAAAAACAACCCTTGCAAGCAAGCTTTCCGCTAAGTATAATAAAATAATTATTTTCAAAGAAATAATAGATAAGACTATTATTGGCGGAGTTTATGTAAGAGTTGGCGATGATGTAATTGATGGAACTATTAAGTTTAAATTAGAAAGCATGAAAAAAGTAATGCTTAAAGAAGAATAG
- a CDS encoding F0F1 ATP synthase subunit B, whose protein sequence is MEFNLVTIGFTIVNFIILMLILKHFFFDKVNKVIDDRNNEVALTIKKADAQNEEARLLKVESEKNLEDSKLQGKTIVENYKVKAEKVSEEITAEAKTEAQNILERAKRETQREKEKAEDEIKNQVVELAVLISSKALENSINEAEHRKLIEDFVSKVGI, encoded by the coding sequence ATGGAATTTAATTTAGTTACTATAGGCTTTACAATAGTAAACTTCATAATCCTTATGTTGATACTTAAGCACTTTTTCTTTGATAAAGTAAATAAAGTTATTGATGATAGGAATAATGAAGTAGCATTAACAATAAAAAAGGCTGATGCACAAAACGAAGAAGCTAGGCTTTTAAAAGTTGAAAGTGAAAAGAATCTAGAAGATTCAAAACTTCAAGGAAAAACCATTGTAGAAAATTACAAGGTAAAAGCAGAAAAAGTTTCAGAGGAAATAACAGCAGAAGCTAAAACTGAAGCTCAGAATATATTAGAAAGAGCTAAAAGAGAAACCCAAAGAGAAAAAGAAAAGGCTGAAGATGAAATCAAAAATCAAGTTGTTGAACTTGCTGTATTAATTTCCTCAAAAGCTCTTGAAAATTCCATAAATGAAGCAGAACACAGAAAACTTATAGAAGATTTTGTATCTAAGGTAGGTATTTAA
- a CDS encoding metal ABC transporter ATP-binding protein, with product MISIENLNFSYNKNSDYVISNLNLHIKKGSYTSILGENGTGKSTLIKLILNFLTPVKGTIKIQAKRIGYVPQSTENFNFAFPITVYEMLLCHAKSLKLKNPDNEVTNSLNLMGMGNFKKNLIGSLSGGQKQKIFIARSLIGNPDLLILDEPSTGVDVKSQKEIYSFLKKLNKEGNVTIICVEHNLKAAYSNSTHIFNFHGESGSLLNINDFLKSNMEVVK from the coding sequence ATGATATCCATCGAAAATCTGAATTTTTCTTATAATAAAAATTCGGATTATGTAATTAGTAATTTAAACTTACATATAAAGAAAGGTTCCTACACCTCAATACTAGGTGAGAATGGAACAGGAAAAAGCACCTTAATAAAACTAATTTTGAATTTTTTAACCCCTGTAAAGGGTACTATTAAAATACAAGCAAAGAGAATAGGCTATGTGCCTCAAAGTACTGAAAATTTTAATTTTGCATTTCCTATAACCGTATATGAAATGCTTTTGTGTCATGCAAAATCCCTTAAACTTAAAAATCCTGACAATGAAGTAACTAATTCTCTTAACCTTATGGGAATGGGGAATTTCAAAAAAAATCTTATTGGTTCTCTATCAGGCGGACAAAAGCAAAAAATATTTATAGCAAGATCTTTAATTGGAAATCCTGATCTATTAATTCTTGATGAACCCTCAACTGGCGTTGATGTAAAAAGTCAAAAGGAAATTTATAGCTTTTTAAAAAAGTTAAATAAGGAAGGTAATGTTACAATAATATGTGTAGAACATAATTTAAAGGCTGCTTATTCTAATTCAACTCATATTTTCAATTTCCATGGAGAAAGTGGCTCTTTGCTTAACATTAACGATTTTTTAAAAAGCAATATGGAGGTTGTTAAATAA
- the atpE gene encoding ATP synthase F0 subunit C — protein sequence MNIDSHTFLLGMQYLGAGLAAIGCIGGGVGIGTVTGKAVEAIGRQPESASKVMPTMIMGLAFAEVTSLYALFVAIMLLFVK from the coding sequence ATGAATATTGATTCTCATACTTTTTTACTAGGAATGCAATATCTAGGTGCAGGTCTAGCAGCAATTGGATGTATTGGTGGAGGTGTAGGTATAGGTACTGTTACAGGTAAAGCAGTTGAAGCAATTGGAAGACAACCAGAATCAGCTTCAAAAGTTATGCCTACAATGATAATGGGTTTAGCATTTGCTGAAGTTACATCATTATACGCTTTATTCGTTGCTATAATGTTATTATTTGTTAAATAA
- the wecB gene encoding non-hydrolyzing UDP-N-acetylglucosamine 2-epimerase, whose translation MKQIKVISIFGTRPEAIKMAPLVRRLNENKNVESKVCVTAQHRQMLDQVLNLFDINPDFDLNIMKTKQTLTGITARVLEGLDKIFADENPDIVLVHGDTTTTFAAALAAFYKKIAVGHVEAGLRTYNKYFPFPEEMNRKLTGAVADLHFAPTLGSKKNLLREAVNEKNIFITGNTVVDAMNHTVEKDYVFENDELNKLDYKNKKVIMVTAHRRENWGKGIENICTALRRIAEENEDVEIVYLVHLNPVVKDVVYNNLNGMKGVHLLPPLDTKETHNLMNKCFMVMTDSGGLQEEAPHLGKPVLVLRDVTERPEAVEAGTVKLVGTDIKKIVDEAYKIMKDEEEYEKMSKAINPYGDGKASDRIVDAILYHFGVLKDRPDEFSPKK comes from the coding sequence ATGAAACAGATAAAAGTAATAAGTATATTTGGCACCAGACCGGAAGCTATAAAAATGGCGCCATTAGTGAGGAGGCTGAATGAAAATAAAAATGTTGAATCAAAAGTATGCGTTACGGCTCAACATAGGCAAATGTTAGATCAAGTTCTTAATTTGTTTGATATAAATCCTGATTTCGATTTAAATATAATGAAAACCAAACAAACGCTTACAGGTATAACAGCAAGAGTTTTGGAAGGTTTAGATAAAATATTTGCTGATGAAAATCCAGATATTGTTCTTGTACATGGAGATACGACTACAACATTTGCTGCGGCTCTTGCAGCATTTTATAAGAAAATAGCTGTAGGTCATGTTGAGGCAGGGCTTAGAACATACAACAAATACTTTCCTTTCCCGGAAGAAATGAATAGGAAGCTTACAGGTGCGGTTGCTGATTTGCATTTTGCACCAACACTTGGTTCTAAGAAAAATCTTTTAAGAGAAGCAGTTAATGAAAAGAATATTTTTATTACAGGAAATACCGTTGTAGATGCAATGAATCATACGGTTGAAAAAGATTATGTATTTGAAAATGATGAATTGAATAAATTAGACTATAAAAATAAGAAAGTTATAATGGTAACTGCTCATAGACGTGAGAATTGGGGAAAGGGAATAGAAAACATATGTACAGCATTAAGAAGAATTGCTGAAGAAAATGAAGATGTTGAGATAGTTTATCTAGTACACTTGAATCCTGTGGTGAAAGATGTTGTATATAATAATTTGAATGGTATGAAAGGGGTACACTTGCTTCCTCCACTTGATACAAAGGAAACTCATAATTTAATGAATAAATGCTTTATGGTAATGACTGACTCAGGTGGTCTTCAAGAAGAGGCACCTCATCTTGGAAAGCCTGTACTTGTTTTAAGAGATGTTACTGAAAGACCAGAAGCAGTTGAGGCAGGAACGGTAAAATTAGTAGGAACTGATATTAAAAAGATAGTAGACGAAGCCTATAAAATAATGAAAGATGAAGAAGAATATGAAAAAATGAGTAAGGCAATAAATCCATATGGTGATGGAAAGGCTTCAGATAGAATAGTTGATGCTATATTGTATCATTTTGGAGTATTAAAGGATAGACCAGATGAATTTTCACCTAAAAAGTAA
- a CDS encoding F0F1 ATP synthase subunit A gives MELGAKTVFSMKLGSYNFAITETVVLQWIIMAVIILLAIFLTKNLKKVPNRKQSVIEMIVNLINGLVKENMGEKFMNFVPIIGTMAVFILFLNLTGLVGIEPATKDISVTAGFALVSAFLINATAIKRIGVGGYIKSIFSQGPIMVPMNLLEKVTIPVSLCLRLFINMLVGAIVMSLIYSTPAKILLPVPLHGFFDMFDGVLQVYVFVLLTMIFTKLGIEH, from the coding sequence ATGGAGCTAGGTGCAAAGACAGTATTTTCGATGAAGCTTGGAAGTTACAACTTTGCTATAACAGAAACTGTAGTATTACAGTGGATTATCATGGCAGTTATAATATTACTTGCAATATTTCTTACTAAAAATCTTAAGAAAGTACCAAATAGGAAACAAAGCGTAATAGAAATGATTGTTAACTTAATAAATGGATTGGTAAAAGAAAATATGGGAGAGAAATTCATGAATTTCGTTCCAATTATCGGTACTATGGCAGTGTTTATACTTTTCTTAAATTTAACAGGGCTAGTAGGTATCGAACCAGCAACAAAGGATATTAGTGTTACAGCAGGCTTTGCTTTAGTAAGTGCATTTTTAATAAATGCAACTGCAATAAAAAGAATTGGTGTTGGAGGATATATTAAATCCATTTTTAGTCAAGGACCTATAATGGTTCCTATGAACCTTTTAGAAAAGGTTACAATACCAGTATCATTATGTTTGCGTTTATTTATTAACATGCTTGTTGGTGCCATAGTTATGTCACTTATTTATTCAACACCAGCTAAAATTTTATTGCCAGTACCTCTTCATGGGTTCTTTGATATGTTTGATGGTGTTTTACAAGTTTATGTATTTGTGCTTTTAACTATGATATTTACTAAGCTAGGAATCGAACATTAA